The Aminipila terrae nucleotide sequence AGAAATAAATATATTCCATCAGCTATATATTTAATTCTGGCAATCTTGATGTTTGCAGACGTGACCTATTGCAGTTATTTTAATAAATATCTTTCTGTAGCCATGCTTGGGTCTGCCGGAATGCTGGGAGATGTAACCGCAAGCATAAAGCAAATTATGAGACCGGTTAACTTTTTTATGTTGCTGGATGCAGTTGTAATCCTGGCCACGGTGGTATCATACCATAGAAAAGAAGGCGGGCAAAGATTCACGAGTTTCTTCAGGAGAAAAGAAAGAAACGCAGACATAACGGAAACAGAAGGGCAGGAAAAACCAGTCCGTGATATTCTGGCTGAACTTGATGCCATGGCACTGGAAGAGTCTATGGATCAAATCCAGGAGGAAACAAGCAAAGAAGTATTAGAAAAGGACGGTGAAGAAAAGGGTTCTGTAACAGACAGGACAGAACTAGATTATGAAGATGAGCTGGAAAATAATCTATATCAGGGAAGAGTCAGAAGAAAAAGAGCTGAACGAAAAAGAAAAAGAGAAAAATTAAAACGTCTGAAAGTACATAGAAATCAGGCTATTCCAGTTGTTATAATCATTCTATTGATTGTGACAAGCACTTTCTCACCTTTTATGCAGTCCCTTGCCAAACAGGAGTTTTATACATATCATGTAGGGGATGTGGCTTCAGGAGCCCTTGGATTATCTGAACAAAAAAATATAATGAAGTTCGAAGATAATTATGAAACAGAAAAAAATGGGCCGTTGTTTGGTGTGGCTAAAGGGAAGAACTTAGTAGTTATACAAGTGGAATCTTTACAAAATTTCACTATTGGTATGAAATATAATGGACAGGAAGTAACACCTTTCTTAAATAGTTTATTAAAAGATAAAACGGTTTACTTTGATCACTATTATCAGCAGGTAGGAACAGGAAATACTTCTGATGCAGAGTTTGCAACGAATAATTCCATTATGGGATCTATAGAAGCCTTTACCTATCAATTATATGAAAAAAACTATTTCAGAGGCTTACCATGGCTTTTAAAGGATCAGGGCTATGAGACAGCTGTACTTCATGCCCATGAAAACAGAGACTTCTGGAATAGAGACGATATATATCCAGCCTTAGGCTTTGATCACTATTATGGTGGATTGATTGGAGATACGGCCCGCCCAGGGGGTAACTTTAAAATGACAGAATGGATGGGATGGGGACTGACTGATTCGGAGTTCTATCCTCAGGCCATGGATTACATCAAAGAGCTTCAGGAACCATTCTATAGCTTTGTTATAACACTTTCCAACCATCATCCTTATGAAATGCTGGATAAGTATAAATTTATTAAACTGGCACCAGAAGAAAAAGGAACTTTAGTAGGCAATTATCTTAACAGCGTGTCTTATACGGATTATGCTCTTTCCAAGCTGTTTGATGAGTTTAAAAAGGCAGGGCTTTATGACGATACGATTTTTGCAATTTATGGAGACCACATGGGACTTCCTGCATCTGATGAAACCAACGAGGTAATGGGTAGACTTCTGGGACATCCATATGATTGGGATGACAGGATGAATATTCCTTTAATTATTCACATTCCATCTGCAGATAAAAGTGTTACCACTACAATACATAATACTGGGGGACAAACTGATTTCCTTCCAACCATCTCCTACTTATTGGGATTAGATCATTTGGATACAATTTATCTGGGACATAATTTATTTACTTATGATAAAGGAATAGTTGCAGAACACGCTTATCTTCCGTATGGTTCATTCTTTATAAACGGTTACGGATTTGAAATGGCACGGGATGGAGTCTTCAAAGATGGCAGGGCATGGAATATAAAAACTAGAAAAGATGTGGACGTAAATCAGTTCTATGATTATTATATGAAATCCAGGGGAATATCAGATACATCTGTTTATATCCTTCAAAATGACATACTGAGAAAAGTCTATAAAGATGGAAAGAGCAGAGAAGAAGTTCTTTAGTTCCAGTTTCAGGACTTTGGGTAGTAAAGACAAAATAGATTTATATAAAAATAGGGTGACATTAATGTCATCCTATTTTTTTATACTTATATTGAGTTATATTGTTATAAAATTGACACATCTATGTCAATTTTGTAACAATATGAATATGCCCACAAAAATCAATAAATGTATAGTCAATCTATAGATCGAATTACAAGAAGTTTACCAGATTCTACAGAAATTTCACACTCAGAAGTTAAGAATTCATTACTTATACCTAAAGCAAACGAACTTGTCAGGTGAGCATTGGTCAGTTCCCACTTTAGTTTTTTTGTAGTCACATTTATACAGTTGTCCGAATAACTGATTAAAGAAATTTTTTCTCCAGGCCGACCTGCTATTTTGGCCGAGCCATTCATGATGATTATGACTTCATTTTGACTGTCATGCATACTTATCTTTTTATTTTTAATATGATTGGAGTGCCAAAAGTCAATACACCATGCCATACTTTGGAGGTTTGATATGGTATGGTCCAGCCGGCCACCCATGCCACCAACAAGACATATCTCCCTGAATTCTCTTTCTGCTGCATATTTGATACAAAGCAGGGTATCCGTATCATCTTTTTCCACAGGATGGATTATAGTCGGTATGTTTAGCTCTGGAGATTCAGTAAAAGAATCAAAATCACCAATAACCAGGTGAGGAATAATACCTTCTTTTTTTGCTAATTTATATCCTCCATCTGCGCAGATTATATAATCATCTTTGGATATATGAGCGATATCCCTGATATGGCCATTAATAAAGGCTGTAATAATAATGCATCTATTCATTTATTTACCTCTTTAATCTGAAATCTATAAAAAATAAAATGATATAGTAACACTTTGTCGTAAATAACGGAATCTTCATACAAACACAAACTGTTTTCAAAGACAAGTATAACATAATGAAGAATCATGTTATACCTTTATTATTCACAGTGTTTGCCATTACTATGATGTTTAACAAAAAATACATCTAAATGAGAGAATATCTCTGATAATTGTCTTGAAAATTATTTTTTTTAAGTCTATACTATAGATAAAAATTGAGAAAAATTTAACATATAAATCCAGAGGAAATAAGATGATTGTGAAGAAATAGATTAGTAAAGCAAAAACAATTAAATAACCAGACTTAAGTCTGCTGACAGCTAGTTTTAGTATGCCGCCCGGTCTTTTTGCTGAGCGGTTATTTTTAAACATCATAAACAGTTTTTATGAAGGGGACTGCTTATTATAGCGTTTAATTTTGCAGTAAATGCAATCCAGGTTATGACAAAGGTTATGCTCTGATGCTCTTGAGGAAAAGCATCTGGGTGAAGCCAGTTTTGTTATAGCTGATAAAATGCTTTGCATCAATTACTGCGCCTAATCAGGAGTGCATAATTACTGTACTTCTATGATTGTTTATAACCAAGGAAGGCATTATAAAATGTGGGATGAAACACAATTTGCCTGAAGGTTAATAAATAAAAAAGAAATAAAAAAGAAATAAAAAAGAGATGGAGGATTCCGATGATGGATTGGAAAGAAATTTATGAAAGCAGAAAATGCACTGCTGATGAAGCTGTGCAGAGAATTAAGAATGGCGACAGAGTAGTGCTTGCTCATTGTGTGGCAGAACCAATAACACTAGTTGATGCAATGGTAGCAAATGCAGAAAATTATAAAGATGTTACTGTGTCTCAGATGGTTACTCTGGGCAAAAGCGAATACACAAAACCTGAATACAAAGATCACTTTAGATTTGAAGGGTGGTTTACCAGTGCAAGTACCAGAAACTGTTTAGCTGAGGGCTATGGACAATTTGTACCTGTATATTTTCATGAAGTGCCTAAATATATAAGAAAAGGGATTTTCCCGGTAGATGTGGCTATGATTATGGTATCATCACCTGACCGTAATGGATTTTGTTCTGTAGGTGTATCTTGTGATTTTACTATGCAGGCCATAAAATCGGCTAAGATAGTGCTGGCTGAAATTAATGACCAGGTTCCGGTTGTTTATGGGGAAACCTTTGTTCATATAAGCCAGATTGATGCTTTTGTGGAAACTTCCCATCCACTGCCAGAATTGAAGTTGCCGGATATATGTGATGTTGAAACAGCTATTGGAAAACACTGTGCTTCTCTTATAGAAGATGGATCTACATTACAGCTTGGTATAGGGGCTATTCCAGATGCTGTATTATCCCAGCTTAAAGATAAAAACATTTAGGAATTCATTCGGAAATGATTTCTGATGGGGTGGTAGATTTGTATGAAGCAGGAGTTATAGACTGCACAGAAAAATCTATTGATAAGGGTAAAATGATAGTTACTTTTTTAATGGGAACAAAAAGGCTGTATGATTTTGTAGCTAATAACCCAATTATCGAAATGAAACCTGTAGATTATGTGAATAATCCTGTTATTGTATCACAGTGCTCAAAAATGGTTTGCATTAATGCTTGTTTGCAGGTAGACTTTATGGGACAGGTGGTGTCTGATACAATTGGAACAAGGCAGTTCTCAGGAGTAGGTGGTCAGGTTGATTTTGTAAGAGGAGCAGCCATGTCTCTTGACGGAAAAGCAAAGGCTATCATTGCTATGCCGTCTATTGTTGAAAAAAAGGATGGAAGTATGATTTCTAAAATAGTTCCATTTATTGAACATGGTGCAGCTGTTACCACCAACAGGCATGATGTGGATTATATTGTAACAGAATATGGCATTGCAGAGATGAAAGGAAGAACTCTTCAGGACAGAGCAAGAGCGCTAATTAAAATTGCACACCCTGAATTTAGAGATGAATTAAAAGATGAATTTGAAAAAAGATTTCATACAAAGTTCTGAATGAAATCTCAAGCCATATATATAAGTTAGCCAGGGAGGTAATTTTGTGCAGGCTTTAAGAGTGGTACCAAAAATATTTTATTTCGATACTTTCAGAGAATTTAATGAAGAATTTAAAATAGGCAGTAAAGACGTTTTAGTCACCAATCAGTGGATGTATAGACCATACGTTGAACCCCTTGATATAAAAACAAATGTTATCTATCAGGAGGCATTCGGAATGGGAGAACCCTCCGATGAAATGATTGACGCCATGGCTGAAGAAATGAAAAAGTATGATTGTGACAGAATTATTGCTTTTGGCGGTGGAACTATAGTTGACATCTGTAAGATATTAGCTCTTGATATACCTGAAAAATCACAGGACCTTTTTACGGGAACTGTAAAGCCGAAGAAACTTAAAAAAGTTGTGGTAGTACCAACTACTTGTGGGACCGGTTCTGAAGTAACGAATGTAGCCATTGCAGAGTTGAAATCCTTACATACCAAAAAAGGTATTGCTGCTGAAGAAACTTTTGCAGATATGGCAGTATTAATCCCTGAATGTTTAGACGGCCTGCCAGACAAGGTATTTGCAACAAGTTCCATAGATGCACTGATTCATGCGGCAGAATCCTATTTGTCTCCAAAAGCTTCTTCTTTTACTGAGATGTATTCTTTGAAAGCCATGGAGATGATATTGGATGGGTATAAGAACATCACTGCTACAGGAAATAACAGAGAGGCAAGAAAACCCTTCCTGAAAGATTTTTTACTTGCTTCTAATTATGCTGGCATTGCCTTTGGTAATGCAGGATGCGCTGCAGTACATGCATTATCCTATTCTATTGGAGGGACTTTTCATGTGCCCCATGGGGAAGCTAATTATCAGTTCTTCACGGAAGTCTTTAAAATGTATATGAGGAAAGCGCCGGAAGGTAAAATCGCACTGATAAATCAGATATTTGCTGATATACTGAATTGTCCTGTAGAAAATGTGTATGAGGCACTGGAATGCTTACTAAATCAGTTGATTTCCAGAAAGCCATTAAGAGAATATGGAATGACCAAACCACAAATCCATGAATTTACCAAGATGACTGTGGAAAACCAACAGAGACTACTCGCAAATAACTATGTTTCTTTAACCAATGAAGAAATAAGACAAATCTTTGCTAATTTATATTAAAATGTATTAAAATAGCCAGAGTCGGATTAATTCTGGCTATTTTTTATGCAAAAATATTAATAAAATATTAACAGAACCTTAATAATCTATATTGGACTTGGAAAACTCTTGAAATAGTAAAAGCGAAAAGTTATAATGGAAAACTAAGGGTATATAAGGGTACGAAATGTATACAATAAAAAAAGGGAAGGAAAGAGAAGGAATATGAATCAAAATATTGTAACAGAAACCAGTAAAAATATCAGGGCGCTAGCACGCGTATCGTTGCAGGGTAAATGGAAAATGGCAGTTATTGCAACTGCTGTTTATATGGTTGCACTTATGCTGCCAGCAGCTATTTTAGATGTTATTTTCAGCGGAAAGGCTAGTGCATCACTATTATCCAGCTTGTATACAATCCTGGTGACAGCACCATTCACTATAGGCTATTCTATTTTCTGTTTAAATCTATTCAGAAGAAATGAATGTGAAGTGGCTCAGGTATTTTATGGATTTGAGAAATTCTTCAAGGCTTTTGGTCTTTACTTTATGATGTGCCTGTTCATTTTTTTATGGACTTTATTATTAGTGGTTCCTGGAATCATAGCTGCATACAGATACAGCCAGGCATTTTTAATTATGGCAGACCATCCTGAATATGGAATTATGCAGTGTTTATCCGAAAGTAAACGAATGATGATTGGAAATAAGATGAAATTTTTCTGCTTAGAGCTTAGCTTTATTGGATGGGCACTATTAGCATCCATTCCGATGATGGCTATTTCTGGAGTAATTACATTTACAAATCCTGCACTGGCAGGTTTTGGTTCTTTAGTAGGAAGCATTGCCTATTTCTGGCTAACACCTTACATATGCGTAGCAGGTGTTGCATTTTATGAGCTTGCTAATGGAAACCTGATGCCAGGTGTGATTGAATGTGAGCCAATGTCTTTTGAAGGAGAAACTTTCAGAAGTGATGTAGAAGTACATAATAACGAGGATGAGAACAAAGAGAACTAATATTGACATGTGAAATTTATTATGTTAATATGAGTTAGAAAAAAAGAATAATATGTCTTCAGGGCAGGGTGTGATTCCCTACCGGTGGTTATAGCCCACGAGCCGCAAGGCAGATTCGGTGTAATTCCGAGGCCGACAGTATAGTCTGGATGAAAGAAGATAAGTGCAGGTTTTATATTGCGTTTAGTTTTTTTGCTCTGAAATGTTTACATTTCAGAGCTTTTTAAATTTAAACGGCTTTAGATTTAAGATAGAACCTGAAAAGAATTATGAGTATATGTTGTTAATATATAAAGCATAATAAAGATGCCCTGGAGAATTATCCAGGGTATTTTTTTATATAAGTTAAGTTATAGATTTGGAGGTGATATCTTGACAGATGAAAAATACATGCAGCTTGCTATAGAACTGGCAAAAAAGGCAGAGGGGTGGACAAATCCTAATCCCCTAGTGGGTGCCATCGTTGTAAAAAACGGAAATATTATTGGGCAGGGTTATCATGAAAAATTAGGGATGCCTCATGCAGAACGAAATGCCCTTGCAAATTGCACTGAGGACCCTAAAGGGGCAACCATATATGTTACCTTGGAACCTTGCTGTCATTACGGAAGAACTCCTCCTTGCACAGAGGCTATTATAGAAAAGGGAATATCCAGAGTTGTGGTAGGTGTTCAGGATCCAAATCTAATTGTAGCTGGAAAGGGTATAGGAATATTAGAAAAATCAGGTATTCAGGTTACTCTTGGAATTTTAGAAAAAGAATGCAGAGAATTAAATAAGGTCTTTTTTCATTATATGATTGAAAAAAAACCGTTTGTAGCTATGAAATATGCAATGACTATGGATGGAAAAATTGCTGCATATACAGGAAAATCAAAATGGATAACGGGAGAAACAGCCAGAGACCATGTTCATATGCTGCGGCATAAATATATGGCCATAATGGTAGGAATAGGAACCGTACTGAAAGACAATCCAAGACTGGATTGCAGACTTCCAGGGCTGAAGAATCCAAAGAGAATAGTTTGCGATACAAACTTAAGAATACCAGTAGATTCTTACATTGTTTCTACAGCAGGGAGCATAGAAACTTATATAGCTACAGCATCTGATGATAATGAAAAAATCAAGAGGCTTACAGAAGCAGGATGCTTCGTTTTATCCATTCCTAAAAGTCATAATCATATTGATTTAAATATTCTTATGCAAATCCTTGGAAAGAAAGGAATCGACAGTATACTTCTTGAAGGAGGTGGCACATTAAACTATGAAGCTTTGAATAAAGGTCTGGTGGATTATGTTTATGCATATGTGGCACCAAAAATATTTGGAGGGAAAGATGCTCTTACAGCTGTTGAGGGCACAGGGGCGGAGAACCCGGAAAAAGCATTCTTACTGAAGAACAGAAAAATCACATTACTGGGCGATGACATATTGATGGAATATGAAGTTTAAAGGGGGCAGATAAATGTTTACTGGAATCATTGAAGAAAAAGGAACAATAATATCTGTTATAAAAGGCAGGAATTCATCCAGGCTTGTTATTAAAGGCAATAAGATTTTTAACCAGATAGAGCTTGGTGACAGTGTGGCTGTAAATGGAGTTTGTTTAACGGTGACAAAATTAGGAAGTAATACCTTTGAAGCAGATGTAATGGGAGAAACTCTTTCCAGGAGTTCTCTGGGCAGTTTAAATCAGGGGAGTCCGGTTAATCTGGAAAGAGCCATGGCAGCAGGTGGAAGATTTGGAGGGCACATGGTTTCCGGACATATTGATGGAACAGGAACTGTTGAGAGCAGGGTTCCTGATGAAATAGCTACATGGATAACCATTACTGCAGGAACGGACATAATAAAATATATTGTACAAAAAGGCTCCATTGCCATAGACGGGGTGAGTCTGACTGTAGCAAAAGTGGACAGTGACAGCTTTCAGGTTTGTCTGATACCTCATACTGGAAAGGAAACTACCTTACTGGATAGAAAAGTGGGTGAAATAGTAAACCTGGAAAACGATATCATAGGAAAATATGTGGAAAGATTTCTTGGTTTAAAAGGTGAGACAACTAGAGTACAAAGTCATATTAGTATGGAGTTTCTTGAAGAAAACGGATTTTAGGAATCAGGTAATAGGAGGATAAGAGAATGTTTAAATATAACACAATTGAAGAAGCTATTATAGCCCTTAAGCAGGGTAAGATGATTGTTGTGACGGATGCGGAAGACAGAGAGAATGAAGGAGACTTAATCTGTGCGGCAGAATTTGCCACTACAGAAAATGTGAACTTTATGGCAGCCCATGCAAAGGGATTAATATGTATGCCCATGGGCAAAGCTATGGTGGATAAACTGGGTCTGCATCAAATGGTTCAGAAGAATACAGATAATCATGAAACCGCTTTTACTGTATCTATAGATCATGTGGATACTACTACTGGAATTTCAGCAGTTGAGCGGTCAATAACGGCCATGAAAACCGTAGAAGAAGGAGCAAAACCTGAAGATTTCAGAAGACCGGGACATATGTTTCCCCTACTGGCAAAGCCCTACGGTGTTCTGGAAAGAGAAGGGCATACGGAAGCAACGGTGGACCTTCTGAGGCTGTCGGGACTCAAAGAATGCGGCTTATGCTGCGAAATAATGCGGGAAGATGGAACAATGATGCGGACTTCAGAATTAAAAGGATTTGCACAAAAATACGGACTTGTCTTTATTACCCTTGAAGCACTTAAAGACTACAGAAAGCGTACAGAAAAACTGGTAGAAAAAGTTGTAAAGACTAAACTTCCAACCAGGTATGGGGATTTTACAGCATATGGATACGTAAACGATATAAATGGAGAACATCATATTGCACTGGTTAAAGGAAATATAGAAAAGGGGGGACCGGTGCTCTGCAGAGTTCATTCTGAATGCCTTACAGGAGATGCACTGGGATCAATCAAATGTGACTGTGGGGAGCAGTATGACGCTGCTATGAGGCAAATTGAAAGTGAAGGACGTGGTGTGATGCTGTATATGAGACAGGAGGGTCGTGGAATCGGACTGATCAATAAGCTCAAAGCATATGCTCTTCAGGATAAAGGGATGGATACTGTAGAAGCAAATCTGGCATTGGGATTTGAAGAAGATTTGAGAGATTATTTCATGGCTGCTCAGATTCTGAAGGATTTAGGAATAAAGGATGTGCGTCTCATGACAAATAACCCGGATAAAGTACAGCAGCTTTCTAAGTACGGTATAAATATTTCAGAGCGGGTGGGTATTGAAATTGAAGCAAATCCAAATGATCTTTTTTATCTAAAAACAAAACAGGAAAAAATGGGTCATATTCTGAGTTATCATTAAAATTTCATTTTAAGGGTTATAAAACAAAAGAAATAAGGAGAATATAAAATGAAGGTATTTGAAGGAAATCTGGTAGCAAAAGATATAAAGGTAGGCATTGTAGCAGGAAGATTCAATGAGTTTATTGTGTCCAGGCTGCTTTCAGGGGCTATTGACGGACTCACAAGACACAGTGTGGAAGAGGATAATATTGAAGTGGCCTGGGTGCCAGGAGCTTTTGAAATTCCTTTGATGGCGTCTAAAATGGCCAAATCTGGCAGATACGATGCGGTCATCTGTCTGGGGGCAGTCATCAGAGGAAATACGACTCATTATGACTATGTCTGCAGCGAAGTTTCAAAAGGCATTGCTCATGTAGGGCTGGAGACGGGTATACCTGTAATGTTTGGGGTTATTACTACAGAAAATATAGAACAGGCTATAGAACGTGCAGGCACAAAAGCTGGAAACAAAGGGTATGACTGTGCCCTGGGAGCAATTGAAATGGTCAACCTTATGCAACAGTTTTAAAATATAGAACAAACATAGCAAATACAATTTCGGAACATTTAAACCGTTTCTTTCATATTATAGCGAGAGTAGTAATTTGAAAGGGGCGGTTTTTTGTGGCTTTAGAAAGGCATATTTATCCGGGCAATAACACAACTGAAGGTTTTTATTCTTATTATAATTACATATTGGGACAACGTGAGGCAAACAGAATTATTTGCATAAAAGGTGGGCCAGGGGTTGGAAAGTCCACCTTTATGAGGAAAATAGGTGAGACATACCTGGAAAAGGGAGAAGATGTAGATTTTATGCATTGTTCTTCAGACAATAACTCGTTAGACGGCGTGGTTCTTAAAAACAGGAGAATAGCGCTTATTGATGCTACCAGCCCTCATGTGGTGGATTATAAATGCAAATCATTATATTGGACAAGCAAGTATATTAACAGAAGAGAAACCTCCCGCCGTAGATATATAATCGATACGGTCAGGAGGTCTAAAAATTCTATTTATTATATCAGGTATACAAAATAAATATAAACGGAGCAGATTACTATGGTTAATAACATAATAGGAAAGGCTAGTTTAAAATATTGTCCAAAAGTTATTTTATGCCCATGCTGTTCAGACATACCCGTTGCAATAACGTTTGCACTTGCACCAATGATTGTCCCATTTCCCCCAAGGCATGCGCCCAGAGCTAATGCCCACCAAAGTGGATCCAGGGTCATACCAGAGAGTGCGCCCATATCCTTTATCATCGGAATCATAGTTGCAACAAATGGTATATTATCAATAAATGCAGATGCAATGGCGGAAACCCATAGAATGGCAAAAGCAGTCAGCATAAGGTCCCCATTTGTCAGGTTCAGTACATTTTCAGCAATCAGTTTGATGATACCTGTTTCCTGAATACCCCCAACCATTATAAATAATCCAGCAAAGAAAAATATTGTTTTCCATTCTACTTCCTTGAAAACTTCTTCTATATTTTCTCCAGAAATGAACATCAGAATCACAGCGCCGGTCAGAGCAATGGTTGCAGATTCATAATGAAGCACTCCGTGGAGTATAAATCCTAATACGGTTAGGCCCAGTACTACCAGTCCTTTATTCAGAAGAACTTTATTTTTTATACATTCTTTTTCATTAACAGCCATAACTTTAGCTTTCAATTCTTCTGTAGTGATAAGTGCTTTTTTATATATAAAAGCGAATATTAGTGTTGTTAAGATTAATATTGGAAGTATAATAACTCCCAGATTCTTTGCAAAATCTAAAAAGGTTAATCCTACGGAACTGCCAATCATAATATTTGGCGGGTCCCCAATAAGTGTTCCAGTTCCTCCCACATTGGATGCGAAAACAGATGAAATAATAAACGGAATCGGGTTAACTTTCAATTCCTCTGCTACGCTGAGGGTAACAGGGAGAATCAGAAGTATTGTGGTAACATTATCAAGAAAAGCTGAAACGATTCCCGTAATCAGGGATAAAAGAATTAATATTATAACTGGTTCTGCTTTGGCTACCTTTACTGTTTTAACTGCAAGATATTCAAAGACTCCTGTTCTCTTTACGATCATTACAATCAGCATCATACTAATCAAAAGCACAATTGTATTAAAATCAATGTGTCCAAAAGCGCTTTCCTGACTGGTAATCCTTAATAAAACCATCAGCGATGCGCCCGTTAGCGAAACAATCGTTCTGTCAAACTTGTCCCAGATGATGAGTGCATATGCACCAACAAATATAACTGCCGATAAAATTAATTCACTTGATACTCCTTCCATTGTGTCCTCCTTTATAAATGATATATAAAAATGCAGTGCATTTATTATATTTAAGTAGTTAACAAATATAACTAAGATTGCTGGAAATATGAAGCCAGAATGATAATAAAAAAGGTGAAGAACCCACTAAGTGAGGTTCCCACCCAAGAAGTCTAAAACTCTTGAAGAAAAGTTAACATTTGTTATCACGATACTAACACGAACTAATTTGAAATATTTTATATAAAATATTATATTCTGTTATATTTATCCTGTCAATAATTTGAAAAAACTTTAGCTTGTTAGCAAATT carries:
- a CDS encoding LTA synthase family protein: MDKIISYIEKVKQFIKEFKDKYGTIGCAAVVLAIMKFIVFYILMSVKSNFILICIISWVITYYLFKSFRNKYIPSAIYLILAILMFADVTYCSYFNKYLSVAMLGSAGMLGDVTASIKQIMRPVNFFMLLDAVVILATVVSYHRKEGGQRFTSFFRRKERNADITETEGQEKPVRDILAELDAMALEESMDQIQEETSKEVLEKDGEEKGSVTDRTELDYEDELENNLYQGRVRRKRAERKRKREKLKRLKVHRNQAIPVVIIILLIVTSTFSPFMQSLAKQEFYTYHVGDVASGALGLSEQKNIMKFEDNYETEKNGPLFGVAKGKNLVVIQVESLQNFTIGMKYNGQEVTPFLNSLLKDKTVYFDHYYQQVGTGNTSDAEFATNNSIMGSIEAFTYQLYEKNYFRGLPWLLKDQGYETAVLHAHENRDFWNRDDIYPALGFDHYYGGLIGDTARPGGNFKMTEWMGWGLTDSEFYPQAMDYIKELQEPFYSFVITLSNHHPYEMLDKYKFIKLAPEEKGTLVGNYLNSVSYTDYALSKLFDEFKKAGLYDDTIFAIYGDHMGLPASDETNEVMGRLLGHPYDWDDRMNIPLIIHIPSADKSVTTTIHNTGGQTDFLPTISYLLGLDHLDTIYLGHNLFTYDKGIVAEHAYLPYGSFFINGYGFEMARDGVFKDGRAWNIKTRKDVDVNQFYDYYMKSRGISDTSVYILQNDILRKVYKDGKSREEVL
- a CDS encoding thiamine diphosphokinase produces the protein MNRCIIITAFINGHIRDIAHISKDDYIICADGGYKLAKKEGIIPHLVIGDFDSFTESPELNIPTIIHPVEKDDTDTLLCIKYAAEREFREICLVGGMGGRLDHTISNLQSMAWCIDFWHSNHIKNKKISMHDSQNEVIIIMNGSAKIAGRPGEKISLISYSDNCINVTTKKLKWELTNAHLTSSFALGISNEFLTSECEISVESGKLLVIRSID
- a CDS encoding acetyl-CoA hydrolase/transferase family protein, whose amino-acid sequence is MMDWKEIYESRKCTADEAVQRIKNGDRVVLAHCVAEPITLVDAMVANAENYKDVTVSQMVTLGKSEYTKPEYKDHFRFEGWFTSASTRNCLAEGYGQFVPVYFHEVPKYIRKGIFPVDVAMIMVSSPDRNGFCSVGVSCDFTMQAIKSAKIVLAEINDQVPVVYGETFVHISQIDAFVETSHPLPELKLPDICDVETAIGKHCASLIEDGSTLQLGIGAIPDAVLSQLKDKNI
- a CDS encoding acetyl-CoA hydrolase/transferase family protein encodes the protein MISDGVVDLYEAGVIDCTEKSIDKGKMIVTFLMGTKRLYDFVANNPIIEMKPVDYVNNPVIVSQCSKMVCINACLQVDFMGQVVSDTIGTRQFSGVGGQVDFVRGAAMSLDGKAKAIIAMPSIVEKKDGSMISKIVPFIEHGAAVTTNRHDVDYIVTEYGIAEMKGRTLQDRARALIKIAHPEFRDELKDEFEKRFHTKF
- a CDS encoding 4-hydroxybutyrate dehydrogenase, which codes for MQALRVVPKIFYFDTFREFNEEFKIGSKDVLVTNQWMYRPYVEPLDIKTNVIYQEAFGMGEPSDEMIDAMAEEMKKYDCDRIIAFGGGTIVDICKILALDIPEKSQDLFTGTVKPKKLKKVVVVPTTCGTGSEVTNVAIAELKSLHTKKGIAAEETFADMAVLIPECLDGLPDKVFATSSIDALIHAAESYLSPKASSFTEMYSLKAMEMILDGYKNITATGNNREARKPFLKDFLLASNYAGIAFGNAGCAAVHALSYSIGGTFHVPHGEANYQFFTEVFKMYMRKAPEGKIALINQIFADILNCPVENVYEALECLLNQLISRKPLREYGMTKPQIHEFTKMTVENQQRLLANNYVSLTNEEIRQIFANLY
- a CDS encoding DUF975 family protein, whose translation is MNQNIVTETSKNIRALARVSLQGKWKMAVIATAVYMVALMLPAAILDVIFSGKASASLLSSLYTILVTAPFTIGYSIFCLNLFRRNECEVAQVFYGFEKFFKAFGLYFMMCLFIFLWTLLLVVPGIIAAYRYSQAFLIMADHPEYGIMQCLSESKRMMIGNKMKFFCLELSFIGWALLASIPMMAISGVITFTNPALAGFGSLVGSIAYFWLTPYICVAGVAFYELANGNLMPGVIECEPMSFEGETFRSDVEVHNNEDENKEN
- the ribD gene encoding bifunctional diaminohydroxyphosphoribosylaminopyrimidine deaminase/5-amino-6-(5-phosphoribosylamino)uracil reductase RibD is translated as MTDEKYMQLAIELAKKAEGWTNPNPLVGAIVVKNGNIIGQGYHEKLGMPHAERNALANCTEDPKGATIYVTLEPCCHYGRTPPCTEAIIEKGISRVVVGVQDPNLIVAGKGIGILEKSGIQVTLGILEKECRELNKVFFHYMIEKKPFVAMKYAMTMDGKIAAYTGKSKWITGETARDHVHMLRHKYMAIMVGIGTVLKDNPRLDCRLPGLKNPKRIVCDTNLRIPVDSYIVSTAGSIETYIATASDDNEKIKRLTEAGCFVLSIPKSHNHIDLNILMQILGKKGIDSILLEGGGTLNYEALNKGLVDYVYAYVAPKIFGGKDALTAVEGTGAENPEKAFLLKNRKITLLGDDILMEYEV
- a CDS encoding riboflavin synthase; this translates as MFTGIIEEKGTIISVIKGRNSSRLVIKGNKIFNQIELGDSVAVNGVCLTVTKLGSNTFEADVMGETLSRSSLGSLNQGSPVNLERAMAAGGRFGGHMVSGHIDGTGTVESRVPDEIATWITITAGTDIIKYIVQKGSIAIDGVSLTVAKVDSDSFQVCLIPHTGKETTLLDRKVGEIVNLENDIIGKYVERFLGLKGETTRVQSHISMEFLEENGF